ATGGCATGAATTCCAAGCTGCGGGAACGAGCACCATTCTTCACTGCCTACGATAACTTTATCAAGCATTTTTTAATCGATTAAGTAACCTAAATTACTACTTTTTTTATTAGTGGCGCGGGATGCGGAAATATTTATCAAAAAAATAATATGGCCTTTCTTACCTCACCCCCAACCCCTCTCCGAAGGAGAGGGGAGAAGCTTCACTCGAACAGAAAAGCTTACTGCAAATTTTGTTTTGGCAGCGAAAGGCATGCGCATTTTTGCCATCCCTGTTCCTGCTATCCGCTTTATCCCTCCTGCGTCGGGGATGCCGCTGCTATCAGGGCTAAAAGGAATAGTATTGTGTGCCTGATTTGTTTGGGCAGCAATGCGGTGTTGGTGTAGATCAAAATAAAAAAATCCCAAAATGGCCTTTTGGGATTTATATTTTTTAGATTTCCGGTACTACTTGCAGCGGATATTTATAGTGATGATATCGGAGGTCAGGTTGTTCGACCTGGTGTAATGCCCGTAGCGTATTTCAAGCATATTGAAATGCTTTATGCCGAATACGCCATTAACAGGAGCAAACCGGAAGCCCATGCCGTAGAAACTACTGTTGAATTTTGAAAGGTCGTAGTTGCTGGTATAAAACTCATCCTGGCTGTCGTGCTTTTTATAAGCATCAAAATACTTGGCGGCAGTCTGGGTGTAGTAACGGTAGAAAGGGCTTACCGAAAAGAACGGCGATATTTTAACCGGCACTTCCAGGTCGGCATTGTGGGAGGTAAGGTTCCAGTCATCGGTATAATAGCGGTAGTAGGCCCTGATGATGATATTGTCTCCCAGGAAATAATTTGCACGGAGGCCTATCGGAATTTTAAGCCTGTTGTCAGGCAATTTTTCCTGGTGTACCGATCCGTCTGTAAAATATACGCGGTGGAATGGCAGGCTCAGGTAACCCTGTTGCGAGACCACATCGGCCATTATCATGACCTGGAAATTCTGGTTGACCACCTGCGAATAGCCCAACGAACCCGCGAACGTATTGCGCCCTTCGGTTCCGCCATATCCAACAGACGATCGCAGTTCTATAGGCGTGATCAGTTTCACCTGGTCAATATAGGTCTGGAATTTTGCTGTAAACTCACCATTCCTGTCTTTTGTTTTTTTAGCATAGTTAATGTTTCCGCCAAACGACTGGTAGTCAAATTCAGTAGAAGAGGAAACGCCAACGCCAAAAGTGTTCCCTTTTTCATCATTCTCCCTTGTATAGCTTAGAGACGGGTAAAAACGGATGTCTGACGACGAAGCCGATGAGTTGGCCTGCAGGTCAACCATGTCCGAAGAGGCGGATGTGTACTGGTCAATACCGGCTTCTATCGTAAAGTTGTGCTTTATGCCGGTCTCTCCATATTTTACCAGGTTAATAGCCAGGTTGTTCGATATATCGGTTAATTCCTGTGTACCTATACCGCCTGTCACGGCAGCGTTATTACCATCCTGCTTGTAGTAGCTGGAGATAAGGTTGATTTCTTCGATCTTTAATTTTTTGACTTTATACGCTGTAGAGTCGGTAGCCGGTTCCTGTGCATAGGCGCGCATCAATCCCAGCAGTGCAAAACCTGTAATGAATATACGTTTCATCTGTTTGTTTTTATGGGATTGTTAATTGCAGCCGCAGCCACCGCCGCTTTTGCCACTGTTAGCTCCGGAAGACCCTTCACGGTACGACTCGAAGTTAAGCTCCGTCTTTTGGATCTTACGGTTGGTAAGCGCCATTTCGGAATCGTTGATCTTATTTTTCTGGTATTCCTTTACCGATGTGCAGGAAACCAAAAAGGTAGCGATCACCAGTCCGGTTAATATGTATTTCATGTCGTTTATTTTAGGTTAATATTTTTCGAAGTATACATGTTGTTGTTGTCATCTATGATGATGCAGAACAAGCCGGGGATCTGGTTTACCAGGTGCAGCCCCGCTTTTATTCCCATCACTGCAATAGGCGTTGCCATGGCATCGGCAAACTCGGCATTATCGCATATTATGGTTACGCTTTTTATACCCGATATCGGAAGTCCCGTTTTCGGGTCTATTGTATGCGAGTACTTTTTTCCGCCAATCATTACATACTTTTCATAGTTCCCGGAGGTGGCTACGGCTTTTCCTGAAATGTCCATATAAGAAAACACTTTTTCAGGGCTGTCGGGATTTGATATCCCAATGCGCCAGGGCTTGCCCGAAGGCTGCATTCCCCACGCTGTCAGGTCGCCGCTCGCATTGACTATGCCGCTCTTCACGCCATTGGCTGTCAGAAGGTTTCGGGCCATTTCGGCAGCATATCCTTTGCCGATACCGCCAAAACCTATGCGCATCCCTTTCTCTTTCAGGAATACGGTACCATTTTCCGGATTCAGGATTATGTTGTTATAATTTATCAGGTGCACTTTTTTCAGGGCTTCTTCCTTAGATGGCAGTGCGGTCATTTCCCGGTCAAAATTCCAAAGGCTTTTATCCAGGCTTCCATAGCTGATATCAAAAGCGCCCTGGGTTATCCTGGAGATAGCTATACTGCGTTCGATAAGGTTGTACACCTCCCTGTCTACGGCAACGGGCGCTATTCCTGCATTATTGTTGATCAGGCTTGTCTGGCTGTCCTCTTTGAAGGTTGTGAGTAGTTTCTCTATCCTTCGTATTTCGTCAATTGCCGTATCTATATGAAGTTGTGCCGTTGCATTGTCTTCAGCAACAACGGTGATGGTAAAATTATTACCCATCAGCTTCAGCGACTGCGAATGACCCTGCATGTTCAGGAAATATTATTTATTAGCGTCACAAATGGCTTTAACCTCCTTTGTCCATTTGTCCACTGCAACTGCCGGCTTGCCTTCCCACGATTTTATAACTTTACCATCGGCATTAAGCAGCAGTGTGTATGGGAAATGGCCATCTTTATTATACTTTTCAGCCAATGCCTCATTTCTTTTCACCTGTTCCGGTGCCAGTTGGTTTTTCTTTCGCCTCGGAAAATCGGCATTAACCATGATAAGATTTGTCTTTGCCATTTTCAGGAAGTCCTCATTTTCCAGGTATTCCTTACGTGTCTGTATGCAGGGCGCACACCAGTCGGAGCCCGAAAAATTCAGCAGGATCAGCTCATGCTTTTCCTTCGCCATCTTTTTTGCATTCTCAAAGTCCGGCTCCCATTGAAGCTGGATTGTAACCAGAAATAAAATTGCGAGAAATTTCATAATGTAATTTTGTTAAACGCTTATTGTAAAATAACGAAAATTATTCCTAAGTATTTTGTATTTTCCGCTTAAAATCATTTTAAATAAAAGATCCCCGAAAGTTCTTACACTTCGGGGATCTACTATTTAAAAACGGATAAATTCTTAGCTTGCAGGATTCTCGGCTTTCCTTACTGTCACCGACAGTTCGGTCGCATTGTCTTCCAGGTCAAGGTAAATCTCATCACCACCTCCAATTTTAGAAGTAATGATTTCTTCGGCCAACGCGTCTTCCACATATTTCTGGATCGCCCTGTTCAAAGGCCTTGCGCCATACTGCTTGTCAAACCCTTTGTCGGCGATAAAAGCTTTTGCCTTATCTGATAGTGTAACGGTGTAGCCAAGGTCTTTCACCCTTGCATAAAGCCTTGCGAGTTCGATATCGATAATCTGGTCGATGTGCTCTTTTTCCAGCGGGTTGAATACAATAATGTCGTCAATCCTGTTGATGAACTCCGGAGCGAAAGTTTTCTTCAGCGCCGCTTCAATCACGCCCTTGGTATGCTCGTCGGCCTGTAGTTTTTTAGCAGATGTGCCAAATCCTACGCCCTGTCCGAAATCTTTAAGTTGGCGTGCGCCAACATTCGATGTCATGATGATAATCGTGTTCCTGAAATCGATCTTACGGCCTAAGCTGTCAGTAAGGTAACCATCGTCAAGTACCTGAAGCAGCATGTTGAATACATCCGGGTGGGCTTTCTCGATCTCGTCAAGAAGCACCACGCAGTACGGTTTCCTTCTCACTTTTTCGGTAAGCTGGCCGCCTTCTTCGTAGCCAACATATCCCGGAGGCGCTCCCACAAGCCTTGATATGGCGAATTTCTCCATATACTCGCTCATGTCGATACGTACAAGGGCATCTTCGCTATCAAATAATTCTCTTGCAAGCACTTTGGCCAGCTGTGTTTTACCAACACCGGTCTGCCCAAGGAAGATGAAGGAGCCTATCGGTTTGTTAGGGTCTTTCAGTCCGGCACGGTTACGCTGTATCGACTTTGCAATTTTGGCAACAGCCTCGTCCTGGCCGATCACTTTACCTTTTATAAGTTCCGGCAGTTTAGCCAGCTTGTTGCTTTCGGTTTGGGCAATACGGTTTACCGGTATACCCGTCATCATCGATACTACATCGGCAACGTTATCTTCGGTCACAAGGATACGGTTCGATTTAGAGTCTTCTTCCCACTGCTCCTGGGCAATGGCAAGGTCTTTCTCGATACGCTTCTCATCGTCCCGCAGCTTGGCGGCCTCTTCGTATTTCTGTTTTTTAACTACTGAGTTTTTCAGCTCACGCACTTCCTCAAGCTGCCTTTCCAGGTCGAGTATCTGCTTCGGAACATCAATGTTAGTGATGTGCACCCGCGAACCCGCCTCGTCAAGTGCATCAATAGCCTTGTCCGGAAGGAAACGCTCGCTCATGTAGCGGTTCGTCAGCTTCACGCAAGCCTCGATAGCCTCAGGGGTATACGTCACGCTGTGGTGGTCCTCATACTTATTCTTGATGTTGTTCAGGATCGTGATGGTTTCCTCTACTGATGTAGGCTCCACGATCACCTTCTGGAAACGCCTTTCCAGCGCGCCGTCTTTCTCTATATACTGGCGGTACTCATCCAGCGTGGTTGCGCCGATGCATTGTATTTCGCCCCTTGCCAAAGCCGGTTTAAACATGTTGCTGGCATCCAGCGAGCCTGTAGCGCCGCCGGCACCCACAATGGTATGTATCTCGTCTATGAAAAGGATGATATCGTCATTCTTCTCCAGTTCGTTCATTACCGCTTTCATACGCTCTTCAAACTGCCCGCGGTATTTTGTGCCTGCTACCAAACTGGCAAGGTCCAGCGTTACCACGCGTTTGTTGAACAGTATGCGCGATACTTTTTTCTGTATGATGCGCAGGGCCAATCCTTCGGCAATAGCCGATTTACCAACACCGGGCTCGCCTATAAGCAGCGGGTTGTTCTTTTTCCTGCGGCTTAAGATCTGCGATACACGCTCAATTTCCTTTTCACGGCCAACCACAGGGTCCAGTTTGCCTTCTTCGGCAAGTTCGGTCAGGTCGCGGCCGAAATTGTCAAGTACAGGCGTTTTGGATTTCTTGTTGGCTTTGGCACCGGAAGAAGGATTGTTGAAGGTGCTTTCGCGCAGACTGTCATCTTGTCCTGCATCGTCATTATACGACTCATTCTTAGGCAGGTTTTCCATATATTCTTCTTCGTTTGATGTCATACTGATAAATTGTTCTTTAACTGTTTCGTAATCGATTTTTAACTTGTTAAGCAACTTTGTGGTAGGGTCATTTTCATTACGTAAAATGCAAAGCAGCAGGTGTGCCGTGCTTATTGATGTGCTCTGGAATACCTTTGCCTCGAGGAATGTAGTCCTCAGGGCGCGTTCTGCCTGGCGTGTCAAATGAAGGTTCTTTTTTTCATTGTTGCGCTCGGCATTGGGGTTCGCAGGGCTTAATATCTCTACTTTTCTGCGTAAATGATCAAGGTCAACGGAAATGTTGTTCAGTATCGAAATGGCCTTTCCGTTCCCGTCTCTCAAAATTCCTAACATTAAGTGTTCCGTACCAATAAAGTCATGGCCGAGCCTCAGCGCTTCTTCCTTGCTGTAGGTGATCACATCCTTGACCCTTGGTGAAAAATTATCATCCATAATGTTATTGTTGATAGTGTAAATTTAGTAAACTAAGTAGAATTTTACAAAAATCGTACCTAACAGCCGGTACTGCCAATGTGTAAAAAGTACTGTCAGGCTAAGTGACAAAAAAAATCCCGAAAATAAAAGCGATTTAATATTACTTTATTAACTATTACCCAACGCTGTTATGTTGATAAAACACTAAAAAAATTACGCGCAATGCCTTTAAATGCTATTTAAATTGCGTATATTGGCACGTTTTGTATTAACTATAATTTTATAATATAACTACTTATGTCTGAAGGAGAAAAGTTAATTCCCATTAACATAGAGGACGAAATGAAGTCAGCCTACATTGACTATTCAATGTCGGTGATCGTGTCAAGGGCGCTGCCCGATGTGAGGGATGGGTTGAAACCGGTTCACAGAAGAGTACTGTACGGAATGTATGAGTTAGGTGTCCTTTCTAACAGGGCCCACAAAAAATCCGCAAGGATCGTAGGAGAAGTATTAGGAAAGTATCACCCGCATGGTGATACATCAGTATATGATGCCATGGTGCGTATGGCACAGGAATGGAGCCTTCGTTACCTTTTGGTAGACGGGCAGGGTAACTTCGGGTCGGTAGATGGCGACAGCCCTGCGGCAATGCGTTACACCGAGGCAAGGATGCGCAAGATATCTGAAGATATCATGGCCGACCTTGATAAAGAAACAGTTGATTTCCAGCTAAACTTTGACGATACCCTCGAAGAGCCTACGGTGATGCCTACAAGGGTACCGAACCTGCTTATCAATGGTGCCTCGGGTATTGCGGTGGGTATGGCTACCAATATGGCACCGCACAACCTTACCGAGGTCGTTAACGGTACGCTGGCTTATATTGACAATAATGATATAGAAATAGATGAGCTTATAACGCATGTAAAAGCGCCGGATTTCCCAACAGGTGGCGTTATTTACGGCTACGAGGGCGTTCGTGAGGCATTCAAGACCGGCCGCGGGCGTGTAGTTATAAGGGCCAAAACCAATTTTGAAGAAGTGGATGGCCGCGAATGCATCATCGTTACCGAGATTCCATACCAGGTGAATAAGGCCGACATGATCAAGAAAACAGCCGACCTGGTAAATGAAAAGAAAATTGATGGCATTGCCAACATTCGCGATGAGTCCGACCGTAATGGTATGCGTATCGTTTACATCCTGAAAAGGGAAGCTGTACCGAATGTGGTGCTCAATACGCTATATAAATTCACACAGCTGCAGTCTTCCTTCAGCGTAAATAATATTGCGCTTGTAGCCGGAAGGCCGCAATTGCTAAACCTCAAGGACCTTATCCACTACTTTGTGGAACACAGGCATGATGTGGTTGTTAGGAGGACGAAATTCGATCTTCGCAAAGCAGAGGAAAGGGCACACATATTAGAAGGGCTTATCATCGCTTCCGATAATATTGATGAGGTTATCCGACTTATCCGTGGATCCAAGGATGGCGAGGAAGCGCGTGGCAAATTGATGGAGCGCTTCAACCTGAGTGAGATCCAGGCCCGTGCTATTGTTGAGATGCGTTTAAGGCAGCTTACCGGACTGGAGCAGGACAAGCTGAGGGCAGAATATGAAGAAATCATGAAATTGATCGCCGAATTGAAAGCCCTTTTGGAAAGCAAAGACCTCAGGATGGAGCTTATTAAGCAGGAACTTATCGAGATAAGGGACAAATATGGCGATGCACGCCGTTCGCAGATCGAATATTCAGGCGGCGATGTGAGCATTGAAGACCTTATTGCCGATGAGAGTGTGGTAGTTACCATATCTCATGCTGGCTATATCAAGCGTACACCGCTATCCGAATACAAAACACAGAACAGGGGAGGCGTGGGCCAGAAAGGCGTTGCCACCCGCGACCAGGACTTCCTGGAGCACCTTTATGTGGCAACTAACCACCAATACATGCTGTTCTTTACCCAAAAAGGGAAATGCTTCTGGATGCGCGTTTATGAGATACCGGAAGGCAGCAAGACCAGCAAAGGTCGCGCTATCCAGAACCTTATCAACATCGAGAATGACGACAAGGTAAAAGCGTTCATCTGTACGCAGGATTTAAAGAACGAAGAGTATATCAACAACCATTATGTTATCATGGCTACCAAAAAGGGTATCGTAAAGAAAACCCTGCTGGAGCAATATTCCCGCCCAAGGCTTAACGGTATTGCCGCCATTACCATCCGTGAGGACGATGAGCTGCTTGAAGCGAAACTGACCACAGGCGAGAGCCAGGTGCTTATTGCGGTAAAATCAGGCAAGCTGGTGCGCTTTGAAGAAGGCAAGACCCGTCCTATGGGCCGGAGCGCTTCGGGTGTGCGTGGTATTACGCTGGCTGACGATAACGATGAGGTGATTGGCATGGTTTCTGTAAATGACATGAATAGCGAGATACTTGTAGTGTCCGAGAACGGATACGGCAAGCGTTCAAGCCTTGAAGATTACAGGATTACCAACAGGGGGGGTAAAGGTGTGAAAACCCTGAACATTACCGATAAGACCGGAAGCCTGGTATCAATCAATAACGTTACCGATGCGGATGACCTCATGATCATCAATAAGTCGGGGCTTACGATAAGGATGATGGTATCCGACCTTAGGGTAATGGGCCGTGCAACACAGGGTGTGCGCCTTATCAACATCAAAGGAAATGACTCGATAGCCGCTGTAACCAAAGTACTCAGGGAAGAAGAAGCGATAGAAGAAGCTATTGAGGAAAACATCGAGGAGATTGGTGCTGATAACCTGCCGCACGACATGAAGGAAATAGCGGAGGAAGGCCTTGATGAAGCAGGAGCCGAAGACGACCAAAACGAAGAATAACTATAAACGCAACGATATGAAAATTAAATATGCCATTGCGGCGTCGCTCTTGTTATCACTAAGCGCGTTTGCACAAAAGGATGAGATCAAAGGCCTGAAGAAGATCATAGAAAAAGATACTCCTCCTACAAAAGAGGATTTTCAGAAATTTAAGGAGCTTATAGCAGCAGGTGAGCCAAAAATGGCAGCAGCCACTAATGAGCAGAAGGCAGATTTTTATTACTATAAAGGTGCCGGTGCAGCGCTTGAGCTGATGACAAATCCTATGGCTATGGCCGACCCGATGAAAGCTTTTGCCATGCTTGATGCCGCTGTAGACGATATGAATAAAGTAATTGAGATCGAAAAGACAGGCAAAAAAGAGCATACTATTGAGATTAAGGAAGAATTCCTTCCCCGCCTAAAAGGATTGGTTGGCCAGGTAGCGGCACAACTTGCTGGTCAAAAAATGTATAAGGAAGCATCTTCGCTATATGCAATTGCTTACAAAGCCGATACAAATGACAAGTCTCAGCTTTATAATGCAGCTGCCATGGCAGTAAATGGGCAGGATTATGATAATGCTTTAAAATATTACCTTGAGCTTGATAAATCCGGCTTTACCGGAGAAGGCAGTGTGTTTGTTGCAAAAAACAAAAAATCGGGGCAGGTAGAAGGTTTCCCTAACAAGGCCTCCCGCGATATTGCTGTACAGGCAGGAGAGTATGTTGAGCCTAAAGAAGAAAAACTACCTTCGCTAAAAGGGGAGATCACTAAGAATATTGCACTTATCTATGTTCAGAAAGGCGAGAATGATAAGGCGAAGCAGGCAATGGCTGCTGCAAGGAAAAACAACCCTGACGATGTAAGCCTTATCGTTTCTGAAGCTAATATTTATTACCAGGCGAAAGACATGGAAGGTTATAAAAGGCTTATCGCTGAGGCTGCCGCTAAAAACCCTACGAATGCTGAACTGTTCTACAACCTAGGTGTTGTAGCTTCTACTTCGGATGTAGCAGAGGCTGAAAGGCAGTATAAAAAAGCGCTTGAGATCGATCCTAACTTTACACAGGCTTTAGTTGCCATGGGAAGCCTTGCGCTTACCGATGAGAAAAAGATCGTTGATGAGATGAACGGCCTTGGCAATACCGCTAAAGACAACCAGCGTTATGATGTGCTGAAGAAACAGAAAGACGGCCTTTACCTTAAGGCGCTTCCTTATCTTGAAAAAGCACACAAGCTAAATCCGGACGACCAATATACCATATCATTGCTTGCCGGAATGTACCAGGCACTGGAA
Above is a genomic segment from Flavobacterium album containing:
- the gyrA gene encoding DNA gyrase subunit A, whose translation is MSEGEKLIPINIEDEMKSAYIDYSMSVIVSRALPDVRDGLKPVHRRVLYGMYELGVLSNRAHKKSARIVGEVLGKYHPHGDTSVYDAMVRMAQEWSLRYLLVDGQGNFGSVDGDSPAAMRYTEARMRKISEDIMADLDKETVDFQLNFDDTLEEPTVMPTRVPNLLINGASGIAVGMATNMAPHNLTEVVNGTLAYIDNNDIEIDELITHVKAPDFPTGGVIYGYEGVREAFKTGRGRVVIRAKTNFEEVDGRECIIVTEIPYQVNKADMIKKTADLVNEKKIDGIANIRDESDRNGMRIVYILKREAVPNVVLNTLYKFTQLQSSFSVNNIALVAGRPQLLNLKDLIHYFVEHRHDVVVRRTKFDLRKAEERAHILEGLIIASDNIDEVIRLIRGSKDGEEARGKLMERFNLSEIQARAIVEMRLRQLTGLEQDKLRAEYEEIMKLIAELKALLESKDLRMELIKQELIEIRDKYGDARRSQIEYSGGDVSIEDLIADESVVVTISHAGYIKRTPLSEYKTQNRGGVGQKGVATRDQDFLEHLYVATNHQYMLFFTQKGKCFWMRVYEIPEGSKTSKGRAIQNLINIENDDKVKAFICTQDLKNEEYINNHYVIMATKKGIVKKTLLEQYSRPRLNGIAAITIREDDELLEAKLTTGESQVLIAVKSGKLVRFEEGKTRPMGRSASGVRGITLADDNDEVIGMVSVNDMNSEILVVSENGYGKRSSLEDYRITNRGGKGVKTLNITDKTGSLVSINNVTDADDLMIINKSGLTIRMMVSDLRVMGRATQGVRLINIKGNDSIAAVTKVLREEEAIEEAIEENIEEIGADNLPHDMKEIAEEGLDEAGAEDDQNEE
- a CDS encoding FAD:protein FMN transferase; the encoded protein is MQGHSQSLKLMGNNFTITVVAEDNATAQLHIDTAIDEIRRIEKLLTTFKEDSQTSLINNNAGIAPVAVDREVYNLIERSIAISRITQGAFDISYGSLDKSLWNFDREMTALPSKEEALKKVHLINYNNIILNPENGTVFLKEKGMRIGFGGIGKGYAAEMARNLLTANGVKSGIVNASGDLTAWGMQPSGKPWRIGISNPDSPEKVFSYMDISGKAVATSGNYEKYVMIGGKKYSHTIDPKTGLPISGIKSVTIICDNAEFADAMATPIAVMGIKAGLHLVNQIPGLFCIIIDDNNNMYTSKNINLK
- a CDS encoding DUF3570 domain-containing protein codes for the protein MKRIFITGFALLGLMRAYAQEPATDSTAYKVKKLKIEEINLISSYYKQDGNNAAVTGGIGTQELTDISNNLAINLVKYGETGIKHNFTIEAGIDQYTSASSDMVDLQANSSASSSDIRFYPSLSYTRENDEKGNTFGVGVSSSTEFDYQSFGGNINYAKKTKDRNGEFTAKFQTYIDQVKLITPIELRSSVGYGGTEGRNTFAGSLGYSQVVNQNFQVMIMADVVSQQGYLSLPFHRVYFTDGSVHQEKLPDNRLKIPIGLRANYFLGDNIIIRAYYRYYTDDWNLTSHNADLEVPVKISPFFSVSPFYRYYTQTAAKYFDAYKKHDSQDEFYTSNYDLSKFNSSFYGMGFRFAPVNGVFGIKHFNMLEIRYGHYTRSNNLTSDIITINIRCK
- a CDS encoding DUF4266 domain-containing protein → MKYILTGLVIATFLVSCTSVKEYQKNKINDSEMALTNRKIQKTELNFESYREGSSGANSGKSGGGCGCN
- a CDS encoding thioredoxin family protein; translated protein: MKFLAILFLVTIQLQWEPDFENAKKMAKEKHELILLNFSGSDWCAPCIQTRKEYLENEDFLKMAKTNLIMVNADFPRRKKNQLAPEQVKRNEALAEKYNKDGHFPYTLLLNADGKVIKSWEGKPAVAVDKWTKEVKAICDANK
- a CDS encoding tetratricopeptide repeat protein is translated as MKIKYAIAASLLLSLSAFAQKDEIKGLKKIIEKDTPPTKEDFQKFKELIAAGEPKMAAATNEQKADFYYYKGAGAALELMTNPMAMADPMKAFAMLDAAVDDMNKVIEIEKTGKKEHTIEIKEEFLPRLKGLVGQVAAQLAGQKMYKEASSLYAIAYKADTNDKSQLYNAAAMAVNGQDYDNALKYYLELDKSGFTGEGSVFVAKNKKSGQVEGFPNKASRDIAVQAGEYVEPKEEKLPSLKGEITKNIALIYVQKGENDKAKQAMAAARKNNPDDVSLIVSEANIYYQAKDMEGYKRLIAEAAAKNPTNAELFYNLGVVASTSDVAEAERQYKKALEIDPNFTQALVAMGSLALTDEKKIVDEMNGLGNTAKDNQRYDVLKKQKDGLYLKALPYLEKAHKLNPDDQYTISLLAGMYQALERNDDYKAMKAKMK
- a CDS encoding ATP-dependent Clp protease ATP-binding subunit, encoding MDDNFSPRVKDVITYSKEEALRLGHDFIGTEHLMLGILRDGNGKAISILNNISVDLDHLRRKVEILSPANPNAERNNEKKNLHLTRQAERALRTTFLEAKVFQSTSISTAHLLLCILRNENDPTTKLLNKLKIDYETVKEQFISMTSNEEEYMENLPKNESYNDDAGQDDSLRESTFNNPSSGAKANKKSKTPVLDNFGRDLTELAEEGKLDPVVGREKEIERVSQILSRRKKNNPLLIGEPGVGKSAIAEGLALRIIQKKVSRILFNKRVVTLDLASLVAGTKYRGQFEERMKAVMNELEKNDDIILFIDEIHTIVGAGGATGSLDASNMFKPALARGEIQCIGATTLDEYRQYIEKDGALERRFQKVIVEPTSVEETITILNNIKNKYEDHHSVTYTPEAIEACVKLTNRYMSERFLPDKAIDALDEAGSRVHITNIDVPKQILDLERQLEEVRELKNSVVKKQKYEEAAKLRDDEKRIEKDLAIAQEQWEEDSKSNRILVTEDNVADVVSMMTGIPVNRIAQTESNKLAKLPELIKGKVIGQDEAVAKIAKSIQRNRAGLKDPNKPIGSFIFLGQTGVGKTQLAKVLARELFDSEDALVRIDMSEYMEKFAISRLVGAPPGYVGYEEGGQLTEKVRRKPYCVVLLDEIEKAHPDVFNMLLQVLDDGYLTDSLGRKIDFRNTIIIMTSNVGARQLKDFGQGVGFGTSAKKLQADEHTKGVIEAALKKTFAPEFINRIDDIIVFNPLEKEHIDQIIDIELARLYARVKDLGYTVTLSDKAKAFIADKGFDKQYGARPLNRAIQKYVEDALAEEIITSKIGGGDEIYLDLEDNATELSVTVRKAENPAS